TTGATGTGCAGCCATGCCATGGAAGAGTACAGCTCCCATGCATAGGCAAACACCATCCACAGGCCGAACGTCACCGTGAGCACCGCGCCCGGCGTCATGATGCCGTAGAAGAGTTTGCGCTCCATGATCTTGAAGCGCTCGCGGCCCGGCGTGTCCTCGCACTGCGCGTGATAGACGAACAGGCGGGGCAGATAGAACAACCCGGCAAACCAGGTCACCATGAAGATGATGTGCAGGGCCTTCAGCCACGGCATGCGCGAGTTCCGGTTCAGTCGGTGAGGATGGGTCGGCACACTATACTGGCGCACGGCGCGCGTTGACAACGCCTCGCGGCGTATGCGCCCGGACGACTGCGTCGCGCGCTGTTTGCTTGACTTGCGGGTGGGCGTCAATTAGATTTAGCTGCACGTGGAGAGGGGGACGCATCCTTGCCTCCCGCAGGTATAACAACAAGTAGATGCATTACCCAGATTTGCGGCTGCCGGCCGCATTTTTTTTCCACCCGCTTCCGCTTCCTGCGGGCTACTCCGGACGCAAGACCTCCGGCGGCACGCCCTGCAGGCCGTTCCGCAGTACGCGCGCATCGAGCCCGTAGTTCTTCAGCACGAAGACCGCCGCCGAACTCCGGCTGCCGGTCTGGCAGTAGCAGACGTAACCGATCGATCTGTCG
Above is a window of Gammaproteobacteria bacterium DNA encoding:
- the hemJ gene encoding protoporphyrinogen oxidase HemJ codes for the protein MPWLKALHIIFMVTWFAGLFYLPRLFVYHAQCEDTPGRERFKIMERKLFYGIMTPGAVLTVTFGLWMVFAYAWELYSSMAWLHIKLTLMLGLVAYHVYCGKLLIDFRHDRNRHGHVFYRWLNEVPVLFLIVIVLLATLKPF